Below is a window of Pogona vitticeps strain Pit_001003342236 chromosome 9, PviZW2.1, whole genome shotgun sequence DNA.
TAGAGGAAAATAATGTCCACGAAAGCTTTGGTAAGGAGACTGATGAAATAGGTCCACCATAAGCCCCCACGCTTCTTGCCTGGGGGATAGCGTGGCCTAGCATCGTGGCCAACTTTCTCCAAATGTTTCCTCAGCTTGGCCTCCCGGTAGGCGACGTGCATGACAACCATCAAAGAAGGACAAGTCACAAGGATGAGTTGCAAAGCCCAGAGACGGATGTGGGAGATGGGGAAGTAGAGATCGTAGCAGACATTGGGGCAGCCGGGCTGCTGTGTGTTGCAGTCAAAGTCCTTGGAGTCATCTCCCCAGACCTTCTCAGCAGCCACTAAGTAGACCAGCAACCGGAAGATGAAGACTACGGAGAGCCAGATACGTCCAAAGGCGGTGGAGTATTTGTTCACTCCACCCAGGAGGTCTTCAAAGCCAGACCAGTTCATGGTTTCTGGTTTCTTCTCTTAAACGGTTCTGGAAAGACATCAACAGGAAATTGTAACTCAGGCTTTCTTATGTACTAGCTGGAGGTCGAGAAAGTTGTATGGCAGCACATCCGAAGGCTAAAAACTAATCTTACTGTATCTAAAACAGATAGAACAATACGATGTAGTTTTTCAAAAACATCTCATTTCTAGAGCTCTAAAACAGATAGTCCCCTTACCCCATCAAAATGCTTGCTTTAACTGGCTTTCTCTTAAGTGGCAGTCATGTGAATGGCTACCAAAATTCATCAGCACGACTTTTAAGGATGATTGGAGTGCCCCCCCAAAATAAATAGCCTGGGAGAACTGCAAATTCATGATTCCCACCTCCTGATTGAAATTTTCCTGGGTAGGATGTCCCTGTGCAGACACAAAGTAGAAATGATCAATCTATCAAAGAACTAGGAAACCTGGGCAGGGATTCAAATTTTGTGCAGAGTTTTCTAAACCATCCACCAGTCCTGCTTTGTCACGATGGCTCTCACCCAGACAACTGCCTGTGTAGGATTAAACCTGGCAACAGGCCTATGCCGAGACCAGGAAATAGCCTACGTACATTTCTtaattatgtatgtgtgtgtgtataaaagaTTCTGGAAAGTGATCCTAGACAGGAAGAGAGTGGTTGTTGCAAATTCGCAAGACTTTCCTCATTTATTTCCTCCTTGAGATCTTGAGGCATCATATGTCATGAAATCGTGATAACTGTTGGGATAAACAGAAGTATGAAAATACAGGTGAGCCCGTAGATAGAGACATCTGTCTCAGTGGGTTGAATCCCAGCTCTTCTCTGGAAGTAATCTACTGATGTCGTTGATGACAAGTGATCTATCATTGCTACCACCTCTGACTTTCTATGTCCAAGCATGTCTCCCAAACTGTAGTCTAACACTCCGTCCAgaagaccagtggttcccaaccttaggtccctagacgttcttggactgcaagtcccaggtgccttcaccactagccatgGTGgcaaagtccaagaacatctggggacctaaggttggggaccactgcactggACCACACTGGCTCTTAACTAGACATCAACAGATGCAATTTAATGCAACTTGATATTCTCTTATGCcttctatgatgatgatgcacgcctgtttttgttttggtgatgCAGAGGAGGCTATCTCTACATCTACCGTCCAGAACCCCAGTCTTGCTACTCTTCTTTTTCAGCTCTCTGTTTGATTTCTCTGGgtaaaatggaagaagaagagacagcGTAACAGCCTTGAGCTGCTTtgccttctgtgttttttttttaatccccagCACTTGTGTAGGCTGGGCCCAAAGAGAGGGGGCAAGCTCATGGCCTACAGAGCAGGACCCATGAAGAGCAAGTGTGTCTACGAAAGgtaggcctcccccccccaatcttccaAGAGCTGCTTGCCCTGTCTTTTCTCAATGGCCAAtgacaaaaaaaatccacagctgGTTTTAACCAATGCATGCCTAGCCATGGAGAAAGGACTAGAAACATGGGCAGCCTTTAGAGTTTCCAATGGTTAGTGCTGCATTTCTGGAGAGACAGGTCTTCCCTGAAGAATTGCAGTGGACAACTCTTGTTCTTTGAAGTTGCCAAGGCACGTCCCCACTGGAGAAGATGCACTGCAGTtagtagggggaaaaaagaaggccTTTAGGTGGAATGGGGGGTTCAACTGGGACATGACAGGAGCCTTTGAAAAGCCAGACGGGGAGAAGCAACCGAAGGCTAATTAGGGTTTAGAAGAGCATCGCTGAGCTGTCTGAAGCTCCCTTCTCCCCTCAAGGATCTCtgcaagcaaagcaaagagcaGGCGAGGCTGCAGCGAAAACAGCATTCATTGCAGAAATGCCAGAAGCCTTCGGGAAAGACGCAAAGGTGATTCATCTTTAATCTGGATAACCAGCCAAGATTTACTAATTCATTGCAGACCAAGCACTAAGAACTAAAAACAAGAATTTCCATGTTGGCTCACATGGGGTTTCCACCTCATCCAGAAAGTTGATTCCAACCACAGGTGACTTTGTGGTCTTAGATCCTCTCAAAGTAGACATAAATGCCACGAAGCATATGCAGACCTCTCGTTTATGAATTTTTCTAatcctcccccccacacctttTAATTGCAAGTCTTGGGAAACAAGTGGCAAACTATCTTTGCATCCTGAACACACCTTCATAATTGTGTCTGCTTTCGGAAACTAGGCAGGGTGAGTCCCGATCTTTTCTTGACTGGAGGACCACCAAGTAAGTGGTTTTATCCAGGTAAGGCTAGGTAACCGTTCTTCCTGAAATGCTTAAATGCTTCTGGTAGAAGCCAGAGTGGACAATACGAGGTTTGATGGAGCAAACGTCTGACTCATAGACAAGGCATTGACTGTGGGTGCAGTCCAAGACCCGAGCCACACATTCACTCGTTTTGTGTTGTTCATGACTTACTGCGGAGGACCTGCAGAGATTCCAGTAAGAAATTCAAGAAGATGAAATCATAAGACAcgtcaaaatggaaaaaagatgGTCATTGCGTTTGGGCCCAGAAAAAAAGACAGGACTTTAGGGCAAAACTTTATATTTTATGTACTCAGTGCTCACCAGAAACCAACTGGAGAAATCCGAGATCCGAAAGATGTTTGGAATCTCGGTCCGAAAGGAGGGGGCTTATTTTAGTTTAGAGGGCTTCTGTTGTAGTTGTTGATGGTTTGagttattaatttgtttgttctGTAGttttgttaaataataataaaaaaagatggtCACTGCATAGTTGAGCCGAATCTTGTATACAATTGCAGCTGTTTTTACAGGTAACCTACTCTCCATCAGGGGAGGGTGaatgagaggaaaaggaaaggatataAGACCCCcgatgcatacacacacacacacacacacacacacgcagcaccccccaaaaaaacttatGTGTTCATTTCATATAGACTAGGGTGGACAATGTGGtcttcagatgcttttctacaactcttACCTTTATTAGTTGCTAtattggctagagctgatggTAGCCATATCATATTTGCAGGGCTTGCTGCTGCTgtagacagtacagtggtgccttgctagacgatgataatccattccactgaaattgctgtctagcgaaatcattgtctagcgaaaagcaaatcgtcgtctagcaaaaatcggtttgtgaagcagggaccaaacattgtccagagaaattcccccataggaatcactgttttgcaaatcactacagcgatcgcaaaaagtcaatgtctagcaaaaaaaacctgtcatgcggggtaactgtctagcgaggcaccactgtactgagtgaAATGCAGAGCTTGACAAAGTTACTATCTTTGGGTTGTAACTTGGGATGAATCCTCCCTCCTGACTCATCCAGATGGCCGCTGGACATGTC
It encodes the following:
- the LOC110082510 gene encoding gap junction beta-5 protein, yielding MNWSGFEDLLGGVNKYSTAFGRIWLSVVFIFRLLVYLVAAEKVWGDDSKDFDCNTQQPGCPNVCYDLYFPISHIRLWALQLILVTCPSLMVVMHVAYREAKLRKHLEKVGHDARPRYPPGKKRGGLWWTYFISLLTKAFVDIIFLYIFYRVYPDYRLPTLVKCGLPPCPNMVDCYIARPTEKNMFTLFMIITACICILLSLAEAFYLVGKRCKENLQVRSESHSRHDGEVFSLRKDPLSKQDRVEVGPQVFRGTDYKPYTSPLINVTECDEPEPSKQEKLG